gtctaaattaatgttatttttttttatagaaaataactacaataccctattataaaaaatgactaaaatacttctattatatatatatatatatatatatatatatatatatatatataataaaagtattttaatcattttctataataaagatattgtagtcattttctataaaaaataatattaatttagaccaatttaagatttaattcaccttttttactcaaatcaatttgtctagcctaattttaacaaaaataacataatttaatcgatgatatgtattaaattttaattattaaaaaacatcttaaaaaaaatgttttaattgtCATTATCTAAATGCATCCcttattttaaaattggtttACCTATTTTTCTATTGTGATAAACTAAAAGTACGTACAGTCCAACTTCGCCTCCTCGATCAGAAAAAATCCAAGAACAGCATCTACATTTACACCAATTTTGTGCCATCCCCACATGATCTATGCGGCTCAAGCCCTCTTTCACTTGGCCACTCCTCACTGCAGCAGCTCTGATTTGTCTGACACTAAGCTGCAAGCTCCGTCATCCTTCAACATACGTGTCACAACAGCATTTGTTTTCAAGAAAATTTGTATCTCTGTATTGGTTGTTTACACTATAATTGaccacatatatataaatatatatatagagagagtaATTTAGATGTGAGAAAAATTAGATAGTAATTAATATACGCAGGTAAAGTTATAAAATTGTTTTTATAAAAACGAAGAAAAGAACTCAATACAATAAAGTAGAATATTActtaacataaaattataaaaccaTACAAAGATACCAGTCAATTTATGAATACTACAATTGACAAAATTTCTAATCGAATGATTTATAGCTGACAAAGGTTTGTACGGTTAGAAAATGTGTCTATTTTTTCGCTACACCTTCCATTCATGTTCATATTCTGATCGAAACATACACAGTTCTCAATCtcttagattttaatttttgttgaaagcattttccttttttctttgtCCTTTCACATTAGAAATAAACGCAAACCCGTCATCCTTAGGTGTGGGTTTGTGAGATCATATAGCATAGATCTCAGGGTATACCACCACTcttgcttttttcttttcttttcatttctcatttttttcaacTGTTTTATGGATAGTATGAGCAcattccccccccccccccccccccactcTACCCAATGATTTCGAATTCTGGATATTGTTGTTGTGTACTATATCTTTTAATGGATCATGCATGGGTTTCTCCATTTGCATTTCCTTACATTTTTGAAATATTTCAAAGATAAATATGGGGATTTTTTCTAAAAGTTGCATGGCAATTGATGATCTTGACCTATTGTTCTTATATGCCATTATTTTAAATCCTTGTTTGAATTTATTGTGCGCTCTGTtttctttatggattaagatataacATGAGCAATTTGTTTTATAAGATTAACATAATTTTAATGGAAGTTGTtctgatctttttttttttccttcagcagccaaattttaaaagttatgaAATACATTTGCATGGACAATCTCGACTGCATCCATTTTGGTGTTATTATGCCATTACTTTTAGTTTGTTATGTATTTAAAGCATGATGATAAGAAGTATTATAATTTTACTTTAGAAAACCTAGTGCAAGATTTTGGTTATTGaatcattttattattattatttccacTAGGTTTTTTCATAATCTGTAATTATAAACAAGTCGGAACATAAATATGTTTGGATTTAGAAAAGCAGCGCCAGCCCCAAATCCTGCTCCTTCTGGTTCAGATCCTGAACCGGAAAAGAAGACAAACCTTACTACAGACAGAAGAACTTCTTCAGAACCTGTCATTGCACCAAAATCCAAAGGAAGCTATTTTGACGATGAGGATGACGACGACGATTATTGGGGGCGAAAGCCTACCACGACGGCATCGTCGCGCACCTCGGCTGCTGCGAAAAACAAGTATAAAAATGATTTTCGCGATTCCGGAGGTCTAGAGAATCAAAGTGTTCAGGAATTGGAGGGCTATGCAGTGTACAAAGCTGAAGAGACCACACAAAGTGTTAACAATTTGGTGAAGATTGCTGAGGACATAAAGGGTGATGCCACAAGGACCCTTGATATGTTGCACCAACAGGGTGAGCAAATAACGAGAACTCACAATATGGTTGTTGAAACTGAAAGGGACTTGAGTCGGGTATGTTTTTCGTCCTTTTTAACTTCTTCAAGATTCAATAACTTTGGGTTGCATTTGGATTATTATGTCTCTTTCAAATAAAACTACAAGATGAAGACACATATTTTGTTGGGAAATACTCCATGATGACATCTTTAGATAAAAATGACATTGTGAATCTTtaaatgattaataaaaaaatatttagtcaATTTTATCAATTCATCTAACGGTTTACAATGCTATCTTCATGTAAAGATGTCATCATGGAAGTATTcaccttttttattttcactttggaaagtatattataaaatacaagaaataaattcCTGTACATGGCAGATATATAGATTTTATGCCTTTATTCCTGTTTCTATAACTAAACAAGTTTTTAATTTGTATCTGTTGTCTTTGTATTTTTGTTTCAAAGACAATATTCAAACCTAAATAACCTTAGTAATTAATGGTCTAATGGACAATATCAAATTGCTACTTCTTTATGATATCTTTGTTAGAATAATAGAACattatcttttatatatatatatatatatatatatatatatatatatatatatatatatatatatatttgtttctctttctattttctagtttcttttaattattattccTCTATGATGTATTAATTCAAGaatttatattttgataattCATCAGGGTGAAAAACTCCTAAACAATCTTGGTGGCATGTTCTCTAAACCTTGGAGGCCAAAGAAGACAAGGGAGATTACAGGCCCTAAAATCTCACTAGGTTTTTTCGCAATCATTTAacttatattataataaaacattaaaatgttataagaaatatttttatgtctatttttttattcttttctacTTTTggtataaaaaaatgaataataaaaataaaaaaaattaaaagatttatattttatactaaaattaaaaatatacaaaaaaatattaataaaagaatgatgtaaatatattttttagggATTATGTTaggtaattaataatttttttgaacaacATGAATAACCACCAATCAAATCAAAACATATTACACCTCCAAATTATTTACCTAAATCTTCGTAAAAAAAGTTTGATAATCAAACTTAGAGaaccaaaatcaaccaaaactttctatttttaactttttttaattagatgaactaaatttaattaatattctttCACGCGCCTAGCAATATTTATTGTAaacattaattatatatattagataGCATATTATAAATACATACCTTATCAATTTATATTCTTATTAAATGAATATATATAGTTTATATTTACGATTTTtgatttatattataataacaaaagtatattttttatttattatgtaacatctatatatttatacacttaatttttataattaatatatttttacaattaatattatgaaattttaaactatattttattatatattttaaattatttcatATATGCACTAATAAATTATgattcatgttttaattttttttgaagatattatacatttaaattaacgtataattttttaaatcattgataatttaaaattttgtttcatatttttcaaagtgaaattatttattttgatttacatatattttcaaattttattataattagatttgaaaaaagaatatcaaatacttaaattaatttattcaattagCAAATTTACTCATAACATCCATAAGTTCATACACATAACATTCATAGTTAGATAAGGTATATATAACATCCAAAATTTCATATTAATAACATCCAAAATTTCATATTAATAACAtccataattaataaatttttataattaatattactaAATTTTAAACTGTGTCTTgttatttatttcaaattatctTATATATACACCAAATAgtcataattttaatattttttatttactatttatacgtattcttatttattgattttaatatgacgagttaataattatttttaaaattttatttcttaatttttgtttatattttattttctattttttattttataataatctATATGTAAAATATGAGTTGTATAACAGAAGTTgttaaattctctaatttaatatCCATATTTTTATAcgtataatatttatattttatatacatgATATCTATAATCAATAAATTGgtgctaatttattattatttattatttcattttgCAAGTCAtaaaccaacaattttaaatgTTTATAGTTTTCAATAAATAGAAACCCATCaaatttaagatatttttatttttttaaaaatgtgtTGAAGTAATttgagattttttaaaaattaaaaatataagaatttGAGATTTTTATTTGGGAgaaaaaattatagaattataaatggatataataataatgagagagaaatttttagaatttgattcacattaaatttagaattaacttttagtataattaaatgaggaaagataattaattatagaaagaaat
The genomic region above belongs to Arachis stenosperma cultivar V10309 chromosome 5, arast.V10309.gnm1.PFL2, whole genome shotgun sequence and contains:
- the LOC130980844 gene encoding putative SNAP25 homologous protein SNAP30, with the translated sequence MFGFRKAAPAPNPAPSGSDPEPEKKTNLTTDRRTSSEPVIAPKSKGSYFDDEDDDDDYWGRKPTTTASSRTSAAAKNKYKNDFRDSGGLENQSVQELEGYAVYKAEETTQSVNNLVKIAEDIKGDATRTLDMLHQQGEQITRTHNMVVETERDLSRGEKLLNNLGGMFSKPWRPKKTREITGPKISLDNTNKKGEANKEEREKLGLGPGQKGRSGSNTPHPEPTNAYQQIENEKAKQDEGLSDLSNILDDLKGMAVDMGSELDRQNKALDHLSDDVDELNSRVKGANQRARKLLAK